TAACTAATCCTTCTGCTGCAGAGAGACAAACAACTTTGATCAGGTGACTGAAATAAAGAGCAAAGAAGAAGGTGGCGGACTAAAACATATGACATTCGAACTTCAATTTGTCAATAATACTTCTTATTTAAATAAAGTAAGCTTTGAAGCTTTATTCCCTCATATACTAGATGTAGGGCGCTAGGCTGACTAATATAATGAAAAGATCAAACAGTAATTCAGTTTTCAGTTTTTCTACAACATACTAAAGCAAATAGATAAACCACCTAAAAAATACTGGAAAATGAGGTTTCAGGCTCTAAAAACTTTTAACGTTCAATCCATTCCCTAGTTAAGATAGAAGTTAGCTTAGTAAACTTTTTGCACATTTCGTATTTTTCCAATTGAACTTTAAGAAACAAATAAACCGTGTAAGCTCTATGCCAGCATAAGCTAGTTAAACAtctattaaaaacaaaataaagtttATATTTACCCAAATGGCCAGATATTAATGACATCTACAAGCTATTGCATCATCATCATTTCAAAGGTGGTCTAATCAACTTCGCAACGGTGAAATTTCATCAATTGCTACCTCTCAAGAAAGGAAAATGGTAAAATTATCATTTTCTATAGCATTGCACAAATAGCTGATGATGAACCGTAGAGTTGATCATATTTCACTCTGTTATGAACTGtaaattcattaaaaaaaaaatcgactTCTGCACCTTCATCAAGTATTTTCCAACACGTATTTTGcgatgagaaaaaaaaaaaagaatggacaagtggAATTATGACACTCTGGCTTGACTTATGTCTGAGGTGCACACTGGTAGGCTTGTATAACAGGTAAAGAGCCGCAGCTAATTGCTTAAAGACATCAGATAAGCTCATAAATGAGCTACAAGAAAAGTTCTGAGGGTAAAATACCTTTCAAAGATATCTTCTTGATTCAGATCAGGAACACCAGAAATCCAGCTAAGATCACCAAGACCATCTACTTTGTCCTCACCAGTGGAAGCCCCATTAGAAACTGCATTCAAAGACACCTTAGATGCAGAATTACTATCATCATACTTCCTCTGTCCAAAAAGCCAATTCGGGCTCTTAAGCTGTATTTCACTGCAATAAAGAATATCAAACATTATTCGCTAAAGAAAATTTGCTGGTCTCATATTGCAAATTTACTCTAcagagaaaaaataaataaactgaagataaaaactaaaaaaaaagctAGTTTATCAGAATACACAAAAACAATCTTTAAAATCTCAAAGAAAGTGTGGAAAGAACGGGTTCGAGGCTCAAGCTTTCATTTCGAATTATTCGGATGAAGATGTTGGGGCTGTTTGGGAGCCTATAAACTTGGATTAGTCTTAGAATAGTGTCTTTTCTGTTTTATTTAGTTATAAGTACCAACACCCGCACTATGTCACGCCTTACACCTAATCATTTTCTCTTGGTATAAGTATGAAATAAATTTGTTATCAGAACTTTGGTTAGCTGTTCAACCAGAATAGACATGTATTTTCTCACTTATATGTCAAGTCataaacagtaaagaaaaactaACAATATATCATGTAAAATAACTTGGTCAATAAAATTTAAAAGGGggtaattttgaaattattcttctCAAATCTCCTTTCCAACAGCTAGCATTTTCATGATGTTAGTAGAAAAAGAATAGTAAACAAAGGAAAGAATTAGAAAACTAAAAGGAAAGGATATGAAATAGGATATCATTTGTTTGTACATATATCAGGAGAAAACGGCATTACTTCATTTTATCATTCAGTAAGCTCTTTGACTATTTTTTCCACACTTTTCCGTCAATATTTAAGAAAACTTAccattttactttatattttgtatGATAACTGTAACAGTTTGTATTTACCACTAAGATGCTAATGTAACTTTCAGATCTATGAAAAAATTAAAGTactttttcttttaacaattgttGATAACTAATAATTTCAATTGATTATAGAATTTCTCTCTTTATACCATTATTCAGAACTAACCATTCGagtaaaagaacaaaaaagaagagccaacaaagaataaaaagaaaaaatttctatATGCAGACACTTCTCACCTTTTCTTTTTTGATCTGTCATGTTATCTCCTTTCTCAGGGCTCAAACAACATACAGAAGTATCTTCTATATCCATTTAAACATGCATTAGTTGTCCACAATTTCTAATAGGGATCAGTAATATTAACTTCAATAGTTTAATAGTGTATTTAACAGCCACTACGCCCCAAAACAACAAGTAGCCATTGTTGTAGCTAAGTATCTCTTAGACTATTGAACCTAACATTTCAAACTTTGGAAACTAAAGCTTGAAATCCCTGTAAAAGTATATTGAACATTTTAACGGTTTAAGAGTATATTTAACAACCATCCCCTAAAACAACAAGTAGCCGTTGTTGTAGCTAAAATCTCTTCGACTACTGAAACTAATATTACAAACTTTGGAAACTAATGATTATCTAAACTAATACTTGAAATCCCCGTAAAAGTATATTGAACATTCAATAAAAAAGTTTAAGTAAAAATATAAGTATTACAATAATCTTTTTAATGGAAGTATTAAATTAAATGGACTAACCAATCAATAGGAAGGTGTCAGTTCAAGTTAAGTGAGACAAAAAAGAATTGATGTGTGTTAATTGATAACCATGTAAAGAAAAAGGTGTTCCTCATCCCTTAGTTCTTAGCATATCAGCCCATCCCTTCAACTCAAACTAGAGAAATGGCATAAATCAAAATTGAGAATCGGCCAGGACGGCATCTCATCATTTAAGACTCAAAAAATttaaacataatgaataaaaagGATGGAACAAGTTAAGTACTGCTGCCACTTAGCATTTCTGGACATATTATTGACAGATGTTAGTCTTATAACTTGAGATTTTAAGGGTAAACTTTTTCATGTATAAAGATGGAAGCTGTCACTTTTAATTCTCCAAGCATGTAAATGAACACTACaggagaaataaaaaaaaattaaaagagcaCGTCAAACAAAAATATATGCTTAACTACAGTCAACACTTACGCTGCATCAGGTGCCACTCCAGAATTCCCTGATTTTTGATCAGTTTCACTACAGAGCCGTACATTCTTAATATTACAGCATGTTCTTTCAAGCAACTTGTCAAAGGATGTCAACTTCATGCGCAAGAAATCTTCCCTGCATGCTGGAACAGGGGCTAGTGCGGTTCCTTGTCCAACAGCACTGGTATCAAATGACAAACTGTGCCATAAATTAAGATGGCATCTATTAGTAAGCAGACCAAGTCATATGTTAGAAGAGAATTTTTTTCTTGAATCTTTCCTTACAAATACACAGTTCTCAAAAACGAGGGCTTAAATCAACCTCTGTACTTCAGAAACATTCTGTTTATTCAAGAATCCAATTGATGTTACTCAATAATAGACAAGTGAAGTTGTAGCTTGACAGGAAAAAGAGTCCATATGTGCAGCCAAAAATCCTTATCCATTTTACTTCCCCAAATGTTACTAATTTGAGTGCAGCATCGCAGTTGTCACAACACATCAAGCCCGCGCAAGAAAAGAAATACATATTTTCTGTTCTACTACTCCCTCCATCCCAGTTTAAGTATCCTACTTTGATTGGCACGAGGTtgagaatttaatttttatttcatttaaatACCAGTTGTCCACGGAAAAAATTACCTCTTGATAAAGTTGAAAGTTCTTCAATGAAAAAGTGGGGAGATGGTAACTTTTTAATGGTAGGATATTGGAAAAACATTTAATAGTCTAGTAAAAAATTTCTGACagccaaaataaaaaagaaagaaaggtaaGTGGAAAAGAGGAAACCCTACTCTGGAATGAGATCGTCTCCtatgccagatacatggagataaTAGTCAGAATCCAACTCCCAAAGTGCAGGTTTCCCTTCCTTAGGTTGGAAATATCCCAAGAAtctggaaaggaagaaaaccaaGAACAAGTAATAAAATGTTGAGCAGcaaaatttttcaaaacatttgcAATAAAAACGCACGTATTGAGAATCCCACAACTTCAGATGGAAAATGCTTAACCACCTAAAAGCATGCATCAACAAGGAAAATTACATGGCAAGTAAAAGTTTAGGGAATGAATATACAAGTTAATTGCATCTTGCTTTTCACCATCCGTATATGCATTGCTGTAATATCGTTTGATAGACTTGAGGAATTCCCTTGACTGAGTTGTAGCTTTCCACTTGCCCTGCCTTTCTGGAAACACCTAGTTTAACCAAAACATCTATTCAACAATATGAACAATTTCTAGGAATCAACATTTAATCAAAAACAtttagagaaattattttattaactCGGCAGTTAGAGTCAGTGAGCATACGGTGTTGTGCGCAGCAGATCCACCATACTGTTGAGCAAGAGCATCACCCATACCCTGGTACATATCCATGAGCGCAGCAGCAATGCTACTGTCAGCATCCAGTTTAGGCCTATCAGACAAGCCCATAGCATGGAGTTGGCGACCTAAAGCTTCAAGACCATAAGCATATTGGGCAACATTTGTTCGGTCCAAGCAATCAATGCAGTTGGTGCGCAGCACTCCACTTTGAAACCTTGGTGCATTCTCATCATTATCTTTGCCAATTTGTTGGCTATTATCAGCCTCTCTTTCTTGTTTGATCAACGAATTCAGAATTTCATTACTGCTTCCAATCCTTGAGAGCTCTCCTGAATTTGCTCTCAAATCTCTAAGAGTAGAATCCCTGCACGAAACACCATGAATCAGTTAAATCTAGTCATAAATCATTTGTGCATCAATGAAGTTAAGTTTCCATAATCTAGACAAAATTCACAAGGATAAACTCTGCTTAGCAACTCATTCACTCTAAAGAAATAGTACCTGGTTGCTTAACAACTACACCTAAGTCTTCAATAGAAGGAAGTCTTCAATAGAAGGGACACGGAATTCACAGGGTTGGAATTTTTCTTTCAGAGGGCTTCTAAATGGTATTGAAATTGGCAGAGTGGCTAAAATGCTGAAGGTTCTGGAGGTTCTCCGTGGTACCAAAAATGCCAAGGATACAGTTATAGGGAATGGAGGAAACACCAAAACGTTTTCAGTCAGCTCCGCATACTCTCTGCTTTCAGAAGGTGCTCAATTATCAGTTTAGCCATGGAAATGCATATGGAAGATTAAAGCCCCATTTAAGGTCACATGTTTTTCTTGGCTAGTAGCCAGGAAAGCTTGTCTGACTCATGAAGTTTTGCAAAGAAGAGAAATTCCTCTGAGTTTTTCAGAAAGAGGAAAAAACTAATAGCCATCTTTTTCTACATTGCAAGGTAACTGATATTCTGTGGCAGTTATTCCTTTCCCTGGCAGGAATTCAATGGGTAATGCCAAAGGATACCAAGGACCTTTTGTGGTGCTGGAATGATATCCAAACAACGAATAGACAGAAGCGGTGGTGGAGAATGATCCCAACATGTATACGGTGGACAGTGTGGACAGAAAGGAAAAGTAGATGTTTTGAGGATAAAAATAGTTCCATACAAAAAATTAAGCTGAATTGTTTTTTGTCGTTTCAATTCTGGTGTAAAGAGAACTATATAGAGGATGCAAAATCACTTGTAGATTTCTTAGTTTCCTTTTAATACACAAGGCCCCCTGTAATCTGTACATTTTTCTTTTGGATACCAGTACCAACTTGGTGCTGATGGATATAATGTTACcttactccaaaagaaattaaaaaaaattgtaccTGGTAGGATATCTGAATGTTACATGGAATGTTAGAAACATATTGGCCACAAGACCCATAACAGAATAGCAACACCATCTTATGACCAAGGCCAGATATGGATTTCATAGCAAATAATGTGGATGATTATACAGAGCCTACGACTAGAATAACGATAATTAACTTATGTCTGTCAGGACAGCAACTACTTCAAACTCGAGCAACTTTACTTGAATATGATTTTACATAGGTCCATGCTTTCAAAAATACAAGTGCCAGAATAATGTTAGAATTGTCTATCGAAAAGTATTCTATAACTTAGATACTGGTTAGAAACTTCAATGACCAGAAATTTAGTAAAGGAATCAACAACACAAAGACTATTGCTATAATTGATATCTTGATATAGCTCAATAAAAGCTGCAGTATTAttatctttaattttatttttctttatcttctaGTTAGAAACGAAGTAGAAATAATGTTCTCTGTTTTTTGAAGATAAGGCTCTATCTATTAATAAGTTTCTGATCTAGTCTTATCTTTACACTTAAAATTCCACGTAGTAgctttaaaatttctaacttgTTCAGATTCACAATTCTACTAGTAAGACATTGAAGTACTTTGTTGGGAAGATGTGAAGCCTTGAATACCACTAGACTTGATAAATAGCACTTTATGAATTGAAATGTTTCACAGTTCTCCTCTCTTCTTGTTctacaacccccccccccccggtaaCTGAAAAATTCTCGAGGGCCAGTGGCACACAGTTCGAAAATTGGTGGATAATGGACCCGCCTCTACTTAAATACCAGGCTCTTGTCTGCAGCAAGGTTCAAACCCGTGACATGCGCCTAGCCCACACATCATGTGTTGCGCTTTTACCACTAGACCAAAACCCTGGCGGCAAACTCCTCTCAATACAAAAAAAGCTGGAAATGCACAATTTCCACATTCAATCTCGGTGTCATAGTCCAGGTTCCACTTCATTAGGACTGCTACACTTTTAGCACCAACTACTAATATCATACTTAGTCTACCCTTGAGAAATAACAAAATCTTCAACATTCAACTGACGCCTCATGATCATACAAGTGGAAGCCACAATGAACAAGCTTATCCCTTAATCGTTTGAAAGTTGGAGACCATAATAATAATTTTACAAGACACAACTGCAAGTAGAAACTCAGCCTACTCTAAGCTGGTGTTTTGTAGCTAAATCTTATCCAGTGaggatttttcttttcttgatgcTATATCTTTTGGTGTTGGATACTCGTCGGATTCGAGCTTTTTAAATAGGGAAGAATAATGTAGTTAGTAAAAGATTGTGGTATTCTTGCACCGATAGTTTTTATCTCTCACTTCATTGATAAACAagccccccaccccaccccaccccccccaagaaaaacaaaaactctAGGTGATTTCCCAAACCTTGGTTGGCagagttacctggtacctgtGTTGGTAGAAGTCTAGAAGGTAGCACAAACTCGGTACAATAATTGAGGTGTTCGCAACTGGCTTGAACACCACTATTACCAAAAAATTCTGGTATTTTTACCTTGAATATTCGTTTCTCTTTACCTTTTAGTTAGAAATAAAGTAGAGATAATCTTCTCTCCTATTTTGAAGACAAAGTTTTATCTATTAGTCAATTTTATCAAAGGCAAAATAGAAGCATGAGGTCCACAATGCACAACGTAAATAAAGGTGCACTTTATTTAGAAAGGGGTAaacgaagaaagaataaaagtatatatacttaaatatatgtgtgtgtgtataaacTTCATTACTTCAAGAATAATAACGATATAAAAACCATAATTCGAGAAAAGAATTGAAAAGGCTTATGTGAATATTATTGTTAAGAGTAGTTCTCTTTACGAGGAAGCTCATATGAGATGAAGCACATGCTTTAGCACTTTAGTGCCTGCACTGAAGCATAGCCTAATCGAGGAGAAACACCTTACACCCGACCTCTTTTGCACCTAACTTCAAGGTTTAAGTGTCCTTAAGTGCACATTTTACAGCACTGCTAttagttaaaaataatattatctttttTATATCAAGTATAATTTTGTTGATAATGGAAAAGCTCACATATAGAAGAGGTATACCAAAAAGTAAAGAATCTTCACAAAGATATAATCCCTATGAAAGGTAAGATTAGATAATCTACAGAAAGATTACATCTCTTATCTTTTTAGTTAAAGATAAGAGTATGAGAGTGGCGATATACGAGGATCCAACCTCGATCATCGAGAGCTTAGCTGCTAGACCTCAGACATAGGGATTCTCGGAATGGAACGTTCTAGTAATTTTAAGAGTTCTAACTTATTCAGAACTCACAATCCTATAGATAAAACCCTCGTGCACTTTATTTGGACGTGCACTTTATTTGGACAACTTAAACATAAGTTGACTTGATCAATAACCCTTTCTGAAATTGATTTCTCTTAATTTTATCTAATTTCTCCTGATTTTGTCTATTCTACTcccttttcttctccttttatgGTGCTACATCTTACCTTTATTCAGATCTAAGCCTTCATTCTGCAAATAACCAGTTATCACTAGACAAGTtttgaatggaagaaagaaagaacagaaaacAGTTTACTCCTCTTTGATACAGACTGGTTCACAAATAGAGAGGTAATCCAATTTAAATATCACATTCCTTTCCCAGCAATTTGTACTCCTCTTTTCTCTTTGCGGCACTCTGAGTCTGAGAAGCAACAGTAGTGAAACAGACTATTgaatttttttaaggaaaaaaaacagagagagagagagaagagagggggaAAGAGCATACAAGTTTACAACATCCTTATCGCCAACTTCATGAAAGGTCGGAAAAAAACTTATAGAGACGAGAGAAAGAGAGACAGAAGAACAAAATGACTAGCGTGGAATAGAGAAAGAAGTGAGTTATGATGTCTAGCTAACTAGCCTCACCTTAGCATTTGCAAGTTCAGTAAACAACAAACCAGGCTCAtagtaatagcctgtttggccaagcttctcaccatgccaaaagtgctttttttcaaaaaagagcttttttcctcaatttgaggtgtttggccaagctttttttggggaaaaaagtacttttggctagaagcagaagcagttttgaagaagaagaaaaaagtagcttctctccggAAGCAGAAGCAtaagcagttttgacttttcttcttgccaaaaataccctttgcaaaatattatatataccaaaataaccttagtttaaactattaagtaatataaaatgacttttgggatgaactttcatatttattgaatgattttttgatatatttaaattatcttgaaagaataaagtacttttcaattttatttttatatttacttaaataaaataaaaaacttaattattatctttaataataaatatttgaaattatttatctacttatataatattaactattaagaaAATCTCTTATGTCCTTATTtgtaatttgacacttaaaagcactttttgaaaagcttggccaaacacaaattattgttcagaagtgcttttcaaattgattagccaaacacaaactgcttttctccaaaagtactttttcgaaaagcacttctcaaaataagctgatttttccagcttggccaaacaggctataagtaaCTAATTAATGCCTTGCAAATATGATACTCAATAGTTCAAGCACAAATGTCAATAGATGCATGAAAATACCTCGCAGTGCTTGTACGACTGAGTTGTGTAGCCCGCCTTTTAATAACCATTGGCTTTCCACTGTAGTAAAACCCAGTTAAATCAAGTGCTTCACTCGCCACACCACCCAAAACTGCTAATACATTTGCAGACTTGCTTTAACACCGGAAACAAGGATGAAATTAGCAAAAAAGGATTGAAAAGATTAACTTATTAGGATAATAAGGGGAAAAGGGATACCTCTTTGCAAACTTGTGAAAATCCCAATGTATGAATTTTAGGTGATTTTCTTCAGAAAGTATCTGATTTAGGTACCCAACTGCATTAGCAAACTCACGCCTCAGCATCATTTCTCGTGGCCTTTTCTCAACGGTCTGCACTCATTGCATTCATAAATGAAACAATTGAAGAAAATTCTAAAAGGCAAATATTCGATGCTGGAATTCAAATACTAGAACCATTTGAAGTAAATAGTGCCCAGGAGGTGGACAAACCAAAGTTAGTCTGATCTACTTAAGAAGCAAACACAATGTAAATTTTCTGGATGCCACCAAATTCAGTTTTGCACAAACCTTGATCAGATTAAGTATGATTATTGGGTTTCCATATCTCCTTGCAAGATCTTCAAAATGCAGTCTTGTTGCTTCATAAGTAGGATCATATCTTTGTACTTGTATCAGAAAGGAGACAAGTAAGCTCATTCAAGTCAGAATGGAAGTACACATGACTCCACCTTTAAAATTTCTAGTAACAATCAGGTAGAAGAATTTAGTTGCTCTTACAGATTATATCTGGTTTTGGGCTGAATCTTGAAGCTTCTTGTGACCAGAAAAGAGGAATTGAGCCCCTCATTTGAACAACAGAGCTCATTTTTCCTTTGCTTGAGCCAGCTTCTTCGTCAAGCACAATTTGTTCAGTTTCAACATCATTTGCCACTCTTCCATGATCATTAACTCCCCTTTTCAAGTAACTGCAGCATGAACATTTACTGGTAAGACTTTCGCGACAGATACTGAGGTTACTAATGGAAAGATCACATAAGTGCCAATTCGCACATTAACAAGAATATTCAGATTTCCTACGTGAGAACAACAGAGACGTGATGGTTTTCTAGCAAGGCAAAGCTTTTCAACGTTTTTTCATACTCCCATAACACTCTAAAGCCAGACCGACCTAGATAGAATTGTAAGTTACTCGATGCCTTTCAGAATGCTTTTGAAATGTGATAAGACATGTTTCATTTTTAACAACCTGCTAACCATAAACCTCTTAGCATATGTAGCCAATCTCTCATCAGCCAATAAAATCATGAATATGAATGGCCCCAACCAAGAAGTCAAAAaaagcttcttgttttatttcaATCTTTAAGTTTCAAGGCAAGTGAAAAATTAGATCACCTCCGATTTACCAAAATATGAAGCATCTagaaacaagaaagaacaaagatACAAGAGCGTTAATTAGGATTAATAAGAAAACAGACTGCACAATATCGGCAATTCTCAACTGCAATTCCGTCTGCACAGACTTCTTTATCCGAAAAGGAGTTGTCTTAGAGATTTCAGTTTGGAACTAAGACAAATGCTTGTATATCTACTGTCTCTTTTCTTCAAGGTTTCCCTGGTCCGCATTATGTAGTTCTGTAGTATGACCGATCAGCCGTGTCTGTAATTCCCAACTCTAATTCAAGAGTTAATGCAGCATGTATGAAAGCCAAAGCAGAAAGAAACATGTGCCAAAAATCACTGGTAACTTGGCAGTCCAGTAGATAATGATTGACAGACCGACATGttaccacaaaaaaaaaattcagcgAATTTTTTACCCCTCTTCTGGAGATTGTATTGAATCTTCCAGATAGGTTTCCAAGGAAAGATAACAAAAGGATGACCTCTCCTGGTATTTCGTCTAACCATGAAAAACGGAGTCTAATGACAAGCTATGAAAAACTAAATTAGATGGATTGTAATACTGAGAATCTATGTTGTACGGACTCTCCAAAAATGTTGCCGCACCATgtcagatcctccaaaaatacactacttttggaggatccaacACGCAACACACTTTTGGAGAGTCTGAGCAACATAGCCGAGAATGGGAATTCCCATGCTACAGAAACGGGATAACTGAAGCGGTGAACAGTTGATGACTGCCACCACATTCCCCTTACCAGTTACTCTCcatcttgtttcctttcttgagGTGTAAATATTAAACCAGCTAGTAAATGGTGTTCCATCGTGAAACCTCACCCATGACTGTAATACAGAATTTAGTACGTCTTTCTGTTCCGCAACCAAAGACATGAACAAATTCTAATGTCTGTTCCTAGATTTGCATCAAAACACCCATTGAATGTCGTATTATGGTGTTTATATGGGATTTTTTCTCAAGATTAAATGGCCCATTAACATATCCATGATCTACTATTTTGTGATCTCTAGGATATCCTATCTCTCTTTAACTAGCATCACGGAATGAGACAGATATATACCTCATTTGGCTTTTTTATTCTTTGGGGAATTTATAGTATTCCTGGAGATCAAGATGATAAGTGGATTTCCAGATAACAACAAGAACACTGCAAATGATTGATACTCGCCTAGCAAAAATTGTGAAATCCAAGTGGACGGTACATAGCAAGGAAGCCACAGTTCAATTTAGAACTTCCCTAATATTTCGGCAATCCAAGCAAGGACATATGCTAACCTGGGTTGTTGTTCTTCCTCCTTTGGTCCTTCCCTGGACTAAGCAAATATAGGGGAAAATAAAGGAATGCAGATGCAGCACAATGAAATTGAAGAATTGCTTCATGAAAGCAGAACATATTTTTAATTGAGGCTTAGAATTTGTACTATTTGTGCGAGCACATATGAAAACCAAGTCAGGCATATAATGGCAAGGTAGCAAGTTCTCAGGGAGACACAACCTAAGAACGGAGGGAAAACAACGATGATGCTCAAATACAATTTAAATAGAAAAGTATATTAGGATGTTCTCTTGCACATAAATGTCATAAGTGCAATGTCATATGTCCATGCACAGTTACA
This DNA window, taken from Nicotiana tabacum cultivar K326 chromosome 4, ASM71507v2, whole genome shotgun sequence, encodes the following:
- the LOC107801870 gene encoding phosphatidylinositol-3-phosphatase SAC1; the protein is MAKTENLKSNSSKDPSDSSPPSYSLEKFRLYETRARFYLIGSDRNKQFFRVLKIDRMEPSDLNISEDPVVYPPQEVKNLLQRIAEGNRATGGLNFVAKVYGIAGCIKFLESYYLVLVTRRRQIGCVCGHAIYSIDETQIITIPHVSVQSDVAHSKTELRYKKLLSSVDLTKDFFYSYTYPIMRSLQKNILSTGEDGMPYDNIFVWNSYLTHTIRSRCKNTMWTIALVHGHFKQTRLSIFGKNFSVSLVSRRSRHFAGTRYLKRGVNDHGRVANDVETEQIVLDEEAGSSKGKMSSVVQMRGSIPLFWSQEASRFSPKPDIILQRYDPTYEATRLHFEDLARRYGNPIIILNLIKTVEKRPREMMLRREFANAVGYLNQILSEENHLKFIHWDFHKFAKSKSANVLAVLGGVASEALDLTGFYYSGKPMVIKRRATQLSRTSTARDSTLRDLRANSGELSRIGSSNEILNSLIKQEREADNSQQIGKDNDENAPRFQSGVLRTNCIDCLDRTNVAQYAYGLEALGRQLHAMGLSDRPKLDADSSIAAALMDMYQGMGDALAQQYGGSAAHNTVFPERQGKWKATTQSREFLKSIKRYYSNAYTDGEKQDAINLFLGYFQPKEGKPALWELDSDYYLHVSGIGDDLIPDLSFDTSAVGQGTALAPVPACREDFLRMKLTSFDKLLERTCCNIKNVRLCSETDQKSGNSGVAPDAAEIQLKSPNWLFGQRKYDDSNSASKVSLNAVSNGASTGEDKVDGLGDLSWISGVPDLNQEDIFERYLTMTAANEANGWYGGTLLGEQDESSEIYRHYAELIQGPAMEPFEHDAEKEKYYTELLLKGSVDAMDDAAIEAEMESALKAYDQIGADLGIFPKSCKALVADPSQLTRWLVGEDKLPNV